TAAAAGGTATCGAACGAGGGGACGATGGAGCGGTCGGTGCGGAGCTTCGAGAGGTAGAGGTTCACGGCGTTCGAGAGCGCCACCTCCTCCGAGCGCGTCGGCTCCTCGGATTCGCGTTTCCAAAGGGTCAGCAGCAGCGTCTTGAGCGACTCGCGCTTCTCCACGTCGTACACTCCGTCCTCGACATAGAAGGGATTGAAGGCGATGGGCGCCTCCTCGGTGTAGGTGAAATACACCCCGTCGCGGCCCTTGGTCTTGGCGTGAATCAGCGAGCAGAGCCCTTGGTAGGAGTTGCCCGTGTCGACCAGCAGGATATGCGAACCCTGCTCCCAGTACTGACGAACCAGATGGTTCGTCAGATAACTCTTGCCCGAGCCCGACGGTCCGAGGATAAATTTATTCCGATTCGTGATGACGCCGCGCCTCATCGGAAGGTCCGAGATGTCCAGATGGAGGGGTATGCCCGACAGGCGGTCGGACATCTTGATTCCGAAGGGCGAGAGCGACGAGCGGTAGTTGGTCTCCTCGTTGAAAAGGCAGAGCGCCTGATCGAGGAAGGTGTAGAAACTCTCCTCGGCGGGGAAGTCGGCCTCGTTGCCGGGAATCGCCGCCCAGAACAGCACCGGCACGTCCACCGTGTTGTGATGCGGCGTGCATCCCATCAGCGCGAGCTGCGAGCCCACGTCGTTGCGGATGCGCTTCAACTCCGCTTCGCTCTCGGCCCATGCCATGACGTTGCAGTGACAGCGTACGGAGCGCAACCCCTGCGAGTGCGCCTCATTGAGGTACATTTCGATCCACTCCCGGTTGATGGCGTTCGAGCGCGAATAGGCCGCCAGCGAGTTCATGTTCCGGGCCGAGGCTTCGAGCCGCTTGAGCGTTTCGTCGTGGTCGTCGAGGAAGATCACCTGATTGTAGACATGGTTGCAAGAGAGCAGCAGCCCCACGGGCGCCGCGAAGGAAAGGCGGCAGTCCGAGCGGTCGGTCGAGAGGCGTTCGTAGCGGAAATCCGTCGCCACGCTCTGCGGCAGCATGTCCAGATCGGAGAGCGTGTGCATCGAGAGGTATTTGTCCCCGATACGCATCACGTCCGGGTCGAGACGGATATCCTCGTTGACGACCGGACGCTGTTCGTCCGAGAGGGCGAAGTAACGGGCCAGCAGCCCGGCGTCGTCCGCCGTGCCGACGATCTCCGTTTCCGTTAGCCGCTCGACGTGCACGAGGCCCGAATCGTTCAGGATGCGTTCCATCTGCTCCGCGGCTTCCAGAAAGCGCGTCACAGCGTCCGTGTCGCGCATTTCCCGCGGGACGATGAAACCCCGGCACAAAACGGACGAGGCGCTCGTCTGCCGCATCCGTTCGGGTGTGGTCTTCGTAACGAACAGGTAGCACGTGTGGTGCAGGTAGGGCCGCTCGTTGAAGTGGCGCTCGTAAGAGCGGGCGAGAAAGCTCCGCTCGGAGCCGTCCTCCGGCGCCGTGTATCGTTCTTCGATAAAGAAGTCTTGTTTGTGGACGACGGTGTAGTCCGGCAGCACCTTCAGGGCTTTGAGCCATGCGCCGTGCAGCGCTTCGTACTCCTCGCCCGTGAGGGTGAAGAGTTCGGGCAGCGAGACGCGGTAAGCCGCGGTGATGTCGGCGAACTTGGAGATGATGCAGTTGTTCTCGACGCGCAGCAAAGGGAATTTCGATTCCAAGGTCGAGGTTTTCAAGGTTCCGCGCATAGGATTACGGTTTTACGGTTCGAGGGATACGAATGCGTAGCAGCCGCCGGATGGCCCGACGATGGATGATGCGCCGCGGATGCCGGCGCGAGGCCATGAGCTTTTGAAGTCCGTAGGGGCCGAAACGGCGGCTCAGGTAGAAGGTGCCGCCCGTGACGGCAAGGCCGGCTGCGAGGGCGAAGAGGATGCAGAAGCCCTGCGGGACGCCGCTCATGTACATTCCGGCGAAGCAGACGAAGACGCCCAGAAGCCCTGCGACGAACAGCACGAGGTACTGCGCTGTGAGCCGTAGGCTAAGAACCCGGTGCCTTGCCGTATTTCTACGGTAGGTTTCCAAGAACTCGCCTCCGAACCGTGCTTGCACCTCTCGGCGCACACGGCTCTCCACTAACATATTCAGTCTATTATCCCGTGATGTATCTTGTTGTGACAGGGAATACATACAGCTAACGTCTTTCTCTGACGTCCAATCATTTGGATTTTCCATGGCTCTTTGCCTTTTAAGTCTTTGAGTCTTTTGACGTGGTGTATTTCAATGTTTTCCGTTGCGCCACACAATTCACACTTACCCGCTTTTAACCTTTGTATAAGGCTTGATACAGTGGTATTGAAAATCGTGTTGGCTACATAATCACAACTCGCGTCCATCGCGGTTGTTTTACGCTTAAAGCTCCCGTTGAAGAATACCCGCATCTTCTTTCCTCCTTTCTTGTCCTCATAGAAAACCGCAAAATCTTTGTGATGTCGATACTTTGCGATAATCTTTCGGGCTGTCGTACTGTACTTTCGTGCAAAAGTCTTATACAGACTGTATTGCATGATGTACTTGAAAGAATTCAGGTGTGAACTGTTATTTGCGATAGAAAAATAGTTTGCAAAACCTCGGATTTCTCTGTTATAGGCATCCAGTATTTCGAGGTCGTCCAGATGTAGCAACTTTGTCCGGCTTGTGGGTTTCCATTTCGCTTTACCCTCGAATTGATGAATTTCCATCGCCTCGTAGTAGAGAAGTTTATCCCGCATTGTGGACATTGGCACTTCCAACACTACCTTTTTGCCGTAAGCCTTAATAAGTACTCCCGATTTCTCGCCTCTTAACGTCTTATCCGTGAATGGTCGGACATAGATTTCATAGCCGAGGAATTTTGCCTTTCTATTGCCGTGCGTGATTAAGGTCTTTTCTTCGGAGAGCGTCAATTTCAGTTTCTCGCCGAGGAAATTCTTAATATCCTCTTTGATGGCCTCACAGTCCGATTTACTGCCAATCACTCCGATAATAAAATCATCGGCATACCTCACATACTTAATCCGTCTATATCCCTCGTCCATTTCATCGACAGAGGGTAAGTGCATCCTGTTTTTCTGATGTTGCTTAATCGCGTCAATCAGTTCCTTCCGAGTATCTTTATCCTTGGTTTGCTTCAGCTTTGTGCCGAGCCACCAAATTTTCCTGGAATACCGTTTGTACTCAAGGTTCATTGCCCGTCTGTCGCCTCTATCGAATTGACAGGCATACTCTTTCATGTACTTATCCAGCTTGTCGAGATAGATATTAGCCAGTATCGGGCTAATGATGCCACCTTGCGGTGTTCCGCTGTATGTTCTATGAAATGTCCAATCTTCGATGTAGCCAGCTTTCAAAAATTTCCACATTAGCCGGATAAAGCGGTCGTCTGCGATACGTTCTTTCAAGATTCCGATAAGTACATCATGGTTGATGTTATCGAAGAATCCTTCAATGTCGCCCTCGATAAACCACTTGGCCGCAGTAAAATTCTTCTGCACCTGTATCAGTGCGGTGTGGCAGCTGCGTTTGGGTCGGAAGCCGTGCGAGGTGTTCTCAAAACTACCTTCATAAATTGCTTCCAACAGCATTCGCAATACCTCCTGCACTAATTTGTCGTCGATAGACGGTATGCCGAGAGGTCGCATGTTCCCGTTTTTCTTCGGGATGTACGTCCTTCTTGCCGGTTTTGGTTGGTACGACTCATCTTTGAGCGCATCAATCAAATTTTCAATCCGTTTCAGGCTCATTCCGTCGATAGTTTTACCGTCGGAACCTTCCGTCATATTTCCCTGCCTACCTTGTATATTATGGTAGGCGAGGAGAAACATCTCCGAATTGAATAGAACCCTGTAGAGCCGTTCAAACTTGTAGCTCGAAACTTTGCTGTGCTCTGACAGACTGTTTAATACTCTCTCTGGATTTCTCATAATGTCTCACACATTATCCGTTAATTTGTATTAAAAATGTTAGCTGCCACCCTTCGCCATGTACGAGGCTTTCCCTCGCTCGGACTACTACGGTGGCTCCGTTGCCATACCGGATTTTCATAGGTCTGAAACCTAATAGCCTTTCGGCATTCCGGGTTAGGCAATCCACGTTTAATTCTTCGGCAACATAGCTTTGATAGATTGTCGGATACGACTTTCATCCGTTTCTGCTTATCGCAGTTGTGCTGTAACCTGTTCTGCACCCAACCCTCCAAGGTCGAATCGAGTGTGTTACAGTATGGCGTCTGTAGTTACCTTCCGCCACAGTTTCGAGTTGTGCCACTTGGACTATCGTTCAATCAATCCAGACTTTATCCTCGTATCTATCTTTCATCTCCTGATTCAGTCGCATACTTGGTAACTGTATGACTTATCAGTTTATCGGCAGGCTATACTCCCCGTCCGGTTTCCCTTTCGGATAAGCCGATCGATGATAGGCTATCGAACACTTGCCTAACGTCTTGCTATCGACGCATTTGCCAAAGAACCATTACGTGCGCGCCCTGAAACTCGACTTGACGGCCGACTCCCTTGTTCACTTGGTATTCCGCCATCGTTTAGAGGAAGAACGAACGTAAGACCGTACCGACGATCACCAGAAAGACGCATGAGAGAAACAGCGCCGTGGCGGATTTCGAAGCGTCCGGGTCACCCGACGAGAATTTCGAGTAGACGCGCACGCCGCCGACCAGTCCGAGGATTGCCGCGACGGCGAAGATCAGTTTCGTGAGCGGGTCGAAATAGGACGTTACCATGTTCGTGGCCTCGCTGATGCCGGCCATGCCGTTGCCCTGTGCAAAGCAGGCGAGTGCGGAGCACAGGGAGAAAATCATGAAAATTGCTCTTTTTTTCATCGTTCAAGTAGTTTGGTTAAGGGTGTGAAAAAGGCCGCAGCCTGCTTTGGGAGCATTCTGCGACCGGATACATCGTATTTCCTGCTGCGGAAAAGGCGTCAGCCGTATTCGTTATTCCATTTCATGTCGTAGGTCGTTTTTAATTAAGCATAGGCCCGGATGTCGAAGTTGGCGATGGCCTGCCGTTCCTCGGCCGTGGCATCGCCCATGACGGCGCTCTCTCCGAAGTCCAGCTCTCCGAGCATCGCATGAACCTCCGCGTCACGGAGTTCTGCTCTGGCGGGGAGAGCCGGAAGCGGGAATCGGGCGCCGGCGGGCGCTTCGGGCTCCGAGAGTTCGCCGTCTTCGCCGATCGAGGGCCGCACGACAAGGGTGTTCCACCCCTGCATCGCGGACTTCTCTTCCGAAGCCGGGGCAAATATAGCGTCTCCGCCTGCCGGGGCGGTGCCGATGTCCGCTCCAGTCCGCTCCAGTCCGCACCGATAGGATTTTGACACGAGAATTTCAGGAGTTTGACGGGGTGCAGTACCGGCATTCGGCGTGTGAGGGGCAGCGTTATGCCCGGTGTGTTTTTTCTTCGGGCCTTTCAGATTGTCGACGACATATGACGCGAGCCGCCCCCGGAAAAACAACTGATCCAAACATACGGCGCAGGCGGCAATAAGAATTATGCTGTTCATGGCAGAAAGAATTTAGACGATGTTATGGTAATTCTGTTCTTGATGTATGCAGTTGATCTCGTCGCGGAACATTTCGAGATGGTGCCGTAGGATATTATCTACATAAGATGTTGCGGTCAGTCGCTCGCCGCCGATTTTTTTCAGGACTTCAAGGATTTTCCGTTTCGTAGGGGCACTGACATAAAGCGAGGCGCGGAGGTCGTAATCCACCCGGACAAGAAATGTTTTTTTGTAGTCGGGCAATGTCATCGAATGTCGCCATCGTATGTCCGGTACGGGAACACGCTCCGGCTTCACATCCTGCTTTTCGGATACGACCGTTTCGGAAGGCGGAGAATCGGGATTTGAAGAATCTTCAGGTGCAGCGACAACGGATACAAGTTCAGTTGTCTGAGGTTGTTCCATCGAGGGCCATCCATCGCTATTTTCCGTTTGCACGGCAGGCATTGCACAATCGTCAGGTTGCTCCGAAAAGTGTCCGGCTTTATTATGACCTCGTCGCTTCCCGAGGTGCAGCAGCCCTAAGATTGACAAAACGATAATGCCTGTGCCAAGAGCGAGTAATGAAATGTCGAGGACACCGGACTCGGATAAAAAGCTGTAAAGCATAATTAGAAATTTTTAAGTCATTGTTAAACAAGTTTTTCAAAATTCCGCTTACGATCGAGCCGGTTTATATCGTCACGGAAAGTTTCGATGTGGTGCTGTAGAATATTATCCACATATGATGTCGCGGATAATCGTTCACCTCCGATTCTTTTAAGTATCTCCAGAATCTTACGCTTCGTCGATGCATTGACATAAAGTGTGGCTCGGATGCCGTATTCCACAGGAGTGAGAAACATTCGTTCATAATCGGACAAGGGTGGTGTTCTCCGACGGCGTGGCTCTTGTGCTGCGGGCACAGACGGGGTTTCATCCGGAATCTTTTCTGTGTCGATCTCCGGAACAGAGGGCGGTTCGGCGGGAATTGCGTCCGTAGCGGTTCCGGATGGGATCTGTTCCGGAATTACCCGTGTGACCTTTGTAGTGATAGGTAACTGCCCTGCGATCACCTGTTTTACAAGACTTTCGTCTACTTCGATTTTGGGTTTCTTGGCCATTGTTATCGGATTTTGAGGAGTGTAAGAATTTCTTCTGTGAGGATTTCGAGTTGCGCCTCACACGCAAAGGTTCGCGCCGGAGCCAGAAGTGTCGAGCGGCCGACTCCTGTATTGTCCGCAAGCAGCTCCTTGTTGAACTTCGAGCGGTAAGGAATGTGAGTTGTCATAAGCGACAACCCGAGCTTGCGGATAACGGCCTCGTATCGATCGTAAAGCGGCGTTCGTTCACGACGGTCTATCATCGTCCAGAAAAGATAGACGCTTTGTAAAGTAAGGGTCGGATCTTGGGCAAGGTTAGTGGTGAGACTCCGGGCAAAGGAGAGCGTACTTTCCATGACGACCTTGTCGGCTTTCATGGGCACAAAGACAGCGTCCAGCGACGCGAGCAGCCGAATGACACCTTCGGCATTGACCGTTCCCGGCAAGTCGTAGAGAATGATACGGGGATGGTAGCCGCTTTGCAGCAGCCGCTCGACTTCTTCGGGGGCTTCAGGCGGCATACATTTCAGCACAGGCCAGAGCTTGCGGCCCGTCGCTTTGAATTGACGTACCAGCAACAGCTTGTGGTAATCGTCATGCTCGATGAGCGACAGTTCCCGCTCACGTTGCGCCTGAACGGACCATTGGGGATAGTCGCAGTCTACGACCAGCACGTCATAGCCTAATGTGTAGTGCAGATGACTGGCGAGTAACATCGTAAATGTCGATTTCCCGATGCCCCCTTTTTGATTGCAGATCGAAATGCTTGCTTGTTTCATTGCTTGTGTGTTTAAATGGTTGTTTGGGTAACTATGCGTCTGTCAAATCATTTATATATACTACCTTATATTTGGACGAATAATTGGATGATTATTCGGTCTGCCGCCCTTTCGTTCCTTTGCGCAGATACTCGGTTAAAGATTCGGGTATCCGTCTGAACCGATACTTATTTTGCGATTCGCGTAGTTGCCCGAATAATCAATCCTGCCGCAATATACAACAGGGTAAAACGCTTCGGTTCCGATGTCCGCTCCAGTCCGCTCCAGTCCGCACCGATGGCTTTTTTTTGCCCCGAAACGGTTGTAATATTGCACTGGGAACAGACCCACCCCAGAAGCCGTAACGGAGGATTTTCAAAACTTCTCTCAAAGATTCTCCGGCGCGGATTTTTGTTGTCGCCAGACAACAGCGAGCTGTACCTTTGTATGCCGAAAAGTTTTTCGGCATACGAAAGGTGCTCGCTCTGCGAGGCTGGGTGGCGTTCCCGAGTCACGCCACTTAAACTACCAGACTGATGACAACCACGAAAAAGAGGATCGGACGCCCGACAACGACAGATCCCAGAGTCCACAGGTATAATTTCAAACTCACCACGGAAGAGAATATCCGCTTTAAGCAGATGCTTTGTAAGGCAGGATTGGAGCATAACCGCAGCCGGTTTATCGTCAAAAGAATCTTCAACGAGGAGTTCGTCGTCGTCAAACGCGACCCTTCGAAGGTGCAGTTCATCGCCCGGCTGAACGACTTTTATTTCCAATTTCAAAAGCTCGGGAACAACTATAACCAGATCGTAAAAGCCATCAACGCGCACTTTTCCAACGTTGCTATCCCGCATCAGATCGCTATGCTGGAGCAGCGAACCCGCGAACTGAAAGCCCTCAGTATCGAGATTCTCAACCTCGCAAAACAGGCTAAGGAGTGGTTGCGAATATAAGATCGGGCTCCTCGCCCGGTGGGGCTTTGCGCTATAACAAGGAGAAAGTGGATAAGGATGAAGCCGAAGTGCTCCTCTGGCAGAAGATGCTCGAACCATACGATAAATGCGGACGCCTTGACATTGACGCCTGCATGGAGAGCTTCATGCCGTATCTCGAAGCCAACCGCAGGACTACGAACACGGTTTTCCATGCCTCGCTGAACCCTTCACCGGAGGACAGGCTGACAGACGAACAGCTCCGGAAAATCGCCTGTGAGTACATGGAACGCATGGGTTACGGCGAACAGCCTTATATCGTTTTCAAGCACAAGGACATTTCCAGAGAGCATCTCCATATCGTGTCACTGCGTGTCGATGAGCAGGGCCGCAAACTCCCGCACGATTTCGAGGCCCGGCGCTCGATGGAGATTCTGCGTGACTTGGAGCGGAAATACGGTCTGCATCCGAGCGTCAAGGGACAGGGACTGACGGACAGGGAGGGCCTGCGGAAGGTGAATTATTCCGAGGGGAATGTCAAGCAACAGATTTCGTCCGTCGCCCGGTCGTGTCTGCGAAATTACAAATGCTCGTCGTATGGAGAATTCCGCACCCTGTTGGAGCTGCTCAATGTTTCGGTCGAGGAACGTACGGGAACCGTCGACGGACGGGACTATGCCGGAGTGATTTACGGTGCCATGACCGACGATGGCTACGGTATCGGCACGCCGTTCAAATCGAGCCGTATCGGAAAAGATGTCGGCTATAAGGCCCTTCAAAAGTATTATGAGCGGTCGAAGAGCGCGTTGAAGCAGGACGGGACACTCGACCGGCTGCGGCAAACAGTCAAAGACGCCATGAGCCCGGACAATACAAGGGAAGAGTTTCGGCAACTGTTGAAAGCGGACGGTATCGATGTCGTGTTCCGCATAAATCCCGTGGGAAGGATTTACGGTGCGACCTTCATCGACCACAACGCAGGCATCGTTGCCAACGGATCGGTGCTGGGAAAAGAGTTTTCGGCCAATGTTTTCAATGAATTGTATCCGGCTCCGAAAGAGACGCAACAGGTTGCAGAACGACAGGCGGAACAGAAACATGAAGTGCAAAACCATGCCGCCAATCCTATTTCTGGCATTGTCGATACGGTATTGGATTTGGCCGACACGCAGGCTTATGAAGAACAGCAACGCCAAATACAACATCGCAAAAAACGAAGATTTCGCAGATAATGTAATTGAGATTTCGCATGGTTGGGAGTATTCGTCTGAATTCAGGATTTTGAGCAATATCAAAATCGGTCTGCAACAACGGCAGACAGGACGAATGACAGTTTACTCTACACTTCAGAGCTAAGTCCGTTAAGATTAATGTCATTGCAACAAGTAGACAGCACAACTGCAGCCTTATCACAGCCTTGTTTCATGATAAAAAAATATTCAGATTCTCAACATATTGTGCCGCATTGAAATAAAACTGCATTTCCAAGAATAAGCCAAACTGAATTCGATAGCATTTGCAGAGTGATGTAAAAATCCTATATTTGTATTACGTATTTGGCACTCACACTTCAAAATCTACATTATGGGCGCACATATCAAGTTTAGCATGGAACATCGTTATTTTAGAGATTGGCTCGAAGTTGATGTAGATTGGAATTACCCCTTTCTTCCCCGAGTCGGAGAGTTTGTAAACGCTTGGATATGGATCGAGGCAGGTAAGTTTAGCCGTGCGGATATTGAGAAAATATTGAATCCGGATGGGCAGGAGAATCTGAACTCTGAATTCTATCGGGATTATACTTTGGATGATTGGTTATATGAGATCGGAATGGAATGTAACAAGGTATATGGTGTAAGCTATTATAGAGAAAAGAATGATCCGGCCAATATCTATGCAAGGGTGAGTTTGAGTGAACCTGGAACAGCTTTGTAAATTTGGAATTGCTTTTAGACCGTCACCTTTTCGGACATGTTTCATAGAAAATAAACCGGAACATTACGTTCCGGTTTATTGTAATTTTATTATCTACACCATTGTCAATATGGAGTCCGCAAGATTCATATTCTTAGAGACAAACATCACTTTCGAACCTGCATGTCAAAGAGTATCTTCGCTCCATCTTCGATTTCGGCGTATTCAATGAACGGTCGTTGGGAGACTTGGCCGTTGATTCGCATCTTTCCGACATACCTGTTTTCCGGAGAGTTCTCCGGGGCTTCGATTTCCACGGTCTTTCCGTTTTCGAGGCGGATGGTCGCTTTCTTGAACAGCGGCGATCCTGCTGCGTATTCGTCCGAGGCGGGACATACGGGATAGAATCCCAAGGCCGAGAATACATACCATGCCGATGTCTGCCCGTTGTCCTCGTCTCCGCAGTATCCGTCGGGCTTGGGCGAATAGAGCCGGTCCATCACCTCGCGGGCCCACCACTGTGCCTTGGCGGGTTGCCCGCAGTAGTCGTACAGATAAATCATGTGTTGCGCAGGCTGGTTTCCGTGGGCGTAGTTGCCCATGTCGGCCACCTGCATTTCAGTAATTTCGTGGATGCGGAACCCGTAGTAGCTGTCGTCGTAGACGGGCGGCACGACGAAGACCGAGTCGAGCATCCGCGTGAATCCTTTGCGTCCTCCCATCAGGTCGATCAGTCCCTCGACATCGTGGAACACCGACCATGTGTAGTGCCACGCGTTTCCCTCGGTGAAGGCGTCGCCCCACTTGTAGGGGCTGAAGGGCGTCTGGAACGTCCCGTCGGCATTGCGGCCCCGCATCAGGCGCGTTTCGGGATCGAACAGGTTTTTATAGTTCTGCGAAGCCTTTTCCAGCATCGCAGCGTCGTTCGTTTTTCCCAGTTTTTTCGCCACCTGCGCGATGCACCAGTCGTCGTAGGCGTATTCGAGCGTGCGTGCGACATTCTCGTTGATGCCCACATCGTAGGGGATGTATCCCAGTGTGTTGTAGTACTCGTGTCCGAGGCGCCCCGTGGAGCTCACCGTGGGGTGTACCTTCCGGCGTCCTGCGAGCATCGCCTCGTAGAGCGTCGCAATGTCTTCCTCGGGGGTGACACCTTTCAGGATGGCATCCGAAACGACCGACGCCGAGTTGTTTCCGACCATGCACCCACGGTGTCCGGGCGAAGCCCATTCGGGCAGAAATCCGCTCTCGCGGTAAGCGTTTGCCAGCCCGGCCTGAATTTCGGCATTGACCGACGGATAGACCAGATTGAGCAGCGGAAACAGACTGCGGAAGGTGTCCCAGAATCCCGTGTCGGTATACATGTATCCCGGCAGTACCTCACCGTTGTAGGGGCTGTAATGCAGGATATTGCCGTTCTTGTCGATCTCGTAGAACTTACGCGGGAACAAGGTCGAACGGTAGAGGCACGAATAGAACGTGCGGTACTGATCTACGGTTCCTCCCGCAACCTCGATGCGTCCGAGCACCTCGTCCCAGCGTGCTTGCGCCTTGGCCTTCACGGTTTCG
This Alistipes onderdonkii DNA region includes the following protein-coding sequences:
- a CDS encoding TraG family conjugative transposon ATPase, which produces MRGTLKTSTLESKFPLLRVENNCIISKFADITAAYRVSLPELFTLTGEEYEALHGAWLKALKVLPDYTVVHKQDFFIEERYTAPEDGSERSFLARSYERHFNERPYLHHTCYLFVTKTTPERMRQTSASSVLCRGFIVPREMRDTDAVTRFLEAAEQMERILNDSGLVHVERLTETEIVGTADDAGLLARYFALSDEQRPVVNEDIRLDPDVMRIGDKYLSMHTLSDLDMLPQSVATDFRYERLSTDRSDCRLSFAAPVGLLLSCNHVYNQVIFLDDHDETLKRLEASARNMNSLAAYSRSNAINREWIEMYLNEAHSQGLRSVRCHCNVMAWAESEAELKRIRNDVGSQLALMGCTPHHNTVDVPVLFWAAIPGNEADFPAEESFYTFLDQALCLFNEETNYRSSLSPFGIKMSDRLSGIPLHLDISDLPMRRGVITNRNKFILGPSGSGKSYLTNHLVRQYWEQGSHILLVDTGNSYQGLCSLIHAKTKGRDGVYFTYTEEAPIAFNPFYVEDGVYDVEKRESLKTLLLTLWKRESEEPTRSEEVALSNAVNLYLSKLRTDRSIVPSFDTFYEFVETDYRRLLEQKRVREKDFDLENFLNVLEPYYKGGEYDYLLNSDKQLDLLDKRFIVFELDNISSNRTLLPVVTLIIMETFISKMRRLKGVRKMILIEECWKALTSANMSAYIRYLFKTVRKYFGEAVVVTQEVDDIISSPIVKESIINNADCKILLDQRKYLSKFDGIQRLLGLTDKERAQILSINLSNDPKRRYKEVWIGLGGVQSAVYATETSAAEYLCYTTEESEKMQVMELAEKLGGDIEAAIRQLARERKTNTES
- a CDS encoding DUF4133 domain-containing protein, which encodes MLVESRVRREVQARFGGEFLETYRRNTARHRVLSLRLTAQYLVLFVAGLLGVFVCFAGMYMSGVPQGFCILFALAAGLAVTGGTFYLSRRFGPYGLQKLMASRRHPRRIIHRRAIRRLLRIRIPRTVKP
- the ltrA gene encoding group II intron reverse transcriptase/maturase — translated: MRNPERVLNSLSEHSKVSSYKFERLYRVLFNSEMFLLAYHNIQGRQGNMTEGSDGKTIDGMSLKRIENLIDALKDESYQPKPARRTYIPKKNGNMRPLGIPSIDDKLVQEVLRMLLEAIYEGSFENTSHGFRPKRSCHTALIQVQKNFTAAKWFIEGDIEGFFDNINHDVLIGILKERIADDRFIRLMWKFLKAGYIEDWTFHRTYSGTPQGGIISPILANIYLDKLDKYMKEYACQFDRGDRRAMNLEYKRYSRKIWWLGTKLKQTKDKDTRKELIDAIKQHQKNRMHLPSVDEMDEGYRRIKYVRYADDFIIGVIGSKSDCEAIKEDIKNFLGEKLKLTLSEEKTLITHGNRKAKFLGYEIYVRPFTDKTLRGEKSGVLIKAYGKKVVLEVPMSTMRDKLLYYEAMEIHQFEGKAKWKPTSRTKLLHLDDLEILDAYNREIRGFANYFSIANNSSHLNSFKYIMQYSLYKTFARKYSTTARKIIAKYRHHKDFAVFYEDKKGGKKMRVFFNGSFKRKTTAMDASCDYVANTIFNTTVSSLIQRLKAGKCELCGATENIEIHHVKRLKDLKGKEPWKIQMIGRQRKTLAVCIPCHNKIHHGIID
- a CDS encoding DUF4134 domain-containing protein, with the protein product MKKRAIFMIFSLCSALACFAQGNGMAGISEATNMVTSYFDPLTKLIFAVAAILGLVGGVRVYSKFSSGDPDASKSATALFLSCVFLVIVGTVLRSFFL
- a CDS encoding DUF3408 domain-containing protein, which gives rise to MLYSFLSESGVLDISLLALGTGIIVLSILGLLHLGKRRGHNKAGHFSEQPDDCAMPAVQTENSDGWPSMEQPQTTELVSVVAAPEDSSNPDSPPSETVVSEKQDVKPERVPVPDIRWRHSMTLPDYKKTFLVRVDYDLRASLYVSAPTKRKILEVLKKIGGERLTATSYVDNILRHHLEMFRDEINCIHQEQNYHNIV
- a CDS encoding DUF3408 domain-containing protein, which gives rise to MAKKPKIEVDESLVKQVIAGQLPITTKVTRVIPEQIPSGTATDAIPAEPPSVPEIDTEKIPDETPSVPAAQEPRRRRTPPLSDYERMFLTPVEYGIRATLYVNASTKRKILEILKRIGGERLSATSYVDNILQHHIETFRDDINRLDRKRNFEKLV
- a CDS encoding ParA family protein, encoding MKQASISICNQKGGIGKSTFTMLLASHLHYTLGYDVLVVDCDYPQWSVQAQRERELSLIEHDDYHKLLLVRQFKATGRKLWPVLKCMPPEAPEEVERLLQSGYHPRIILYDLPGTVNAEGVIRLLASLDAVFVPMKADKVVMESTLSFARSLTTNLAQDPTLTLQSVYLFWTMIDRRERTPLYDRYEAVIRKLGLSLMTTHIPYRSKFNKELLADNTGVGRSTLLAPARTFACEAQLEILTEEILTLLKIR
- a CDS encoding mobilization protein, with translation MTTTKKRIGRPTTTDPRVHRYNFKLTTEENIRFKQMLCKAGLEHNRSRFIVKRIFNEEFVVVKRDPSKVQFIARLNDFYFQFQKLGNNYNQIVKAINAHFSNVAIPHQIAMLEQRTRELKALSIEILNLAKQAKEWLRI
- a CDS encoding relaxase/mobilization nuclease domain-containing protein, with protein sequence MVANIRSGSSPGGALRYNKEKVDKDEAEVLLWQKMLEPYDKCGRLDIDACMESFMPYLEANRRTTNTVFHASLNPSPEDRLTDEQLRKIACEYMERMGYGEQPYIVFKHKDISREHLHIVSLRVDEQGRKLPHDFEARRSMEILRDLERKYGLHPSVKGQGLTDREGLRKVNYSEGNVKQQISSVARSCLRNYKCSSYGEFRTLLELLNVSVEERTGTVDGRDYAGVIYGAMTDDGYGIGTPFKSSRIGKDVGYKALQKYYERSKSALKQDGTLDRLRQTVKDAMSPDNTREEFRQLLKADGIDVVFRINPVGRIYGATFIDHNAGIVANGSVLGKEFSANVFNELYPAPKETQQVAERQAEQKHEVQNHAANPISGIVDTVLDLADTQAYEEQQRQIQHRKKRRFRR